The following proteins come from a genomic window of Miscanthus floridulus cultivar M001 chromosome 2, ASM1932011v1, whole genome shotgun sequence:
- the LOC136531534 gene encoding probable nucleolar protein 5-2, which produces MLVLFETPAGFALFKVLDEGKLDKVEDLWKEFTTSDSARKVVELKAFNKFENTSDALSAATLIIDSKPSKGLRKFLQKHCEGETLAVADSKLGNAIKEKLKIDCLHNSAVMELMRGLRNQLTELITGLGAQDLGPMSLGLSHSLSRYKLKFSPEKVDTMIIQAIGLLDDLDKELNTYAMRVREWYGWHFPELTKIVTDNIQYAKVVKMMGNRANAVNLDFSEILSDEEIETQLKEAAVISMGTEVSDLDLSNIRELCDQVLALSEYRTQLYDYLKSRMNTIAPNLTALVGELVGARLIAHGGSLLNLAKQPGSTIQILGAEKALFRALKTKHSTPKYGLIYHASLIGKASQKHKGKISRSLAAKTALAIRYDALGDGEDNSIGTESRLKLETRLQVLENRELGKSAGSTKGKPKIEVYEKDRKKGAGALTTPAKTYNPAADLVLAEETPKKSELASKKRKHHEVKTEPSAEPADEAIQEAGDQEDGKKKKKKKSKESEEAPAVEGDGEKKKKKKSKEAEDEPAVAAASEGEKKKKKKSDADGKDVVMQTEESGKKDKKKKKKKHADDE; this is translated from the exons ATGTTGGTGCTCTTCGAGACCCCCGCGGGGTTCGCCCTATTCAAGGTGCTCGACGAGGGGAAGCTCGACAAGGTCGAG GATCTATGGAAGGAGTTCACGACGTCGGACTCAGCAAGAAAG GTGGTTGAGCTGAAGGCTTTCAACAAGTTTGAAAACACATCCGATGCCCTATCTGCGGCAACCCTGATTATTGATAGCAAGCCTAGCAAGGGTCTGCGCAAGTTCTTGCAGAAACATTGTGAGGGTGAAACATTGGCAGTTGCTGATTCTAAGCTTGGAAATGCTATAAAAGAAAAGCTG AAAATTGACTGCCTTCACAATAGTGCTGTGATGGAGCTGATGAGAGGGCTGAGAAATCAGCTCACCGAGCTTATAACTGGGTTGGGTGCACAAGACCTTGGTCCAATGAGCTTGGGATTGTCCCACAGCTTGTCTAGGTATAAGCTGAAGTTCAGTCCTGAGAAG GTTGATACCATGATCATTCAAGCGATTGGATTATTGGATGATCTTGACAAGGAGCTTAACACTTACGCCATGAGAGTTCGTGAATGGTATGGCTGGCACTTTCCAGAACTCACCAAAATAGTTACAGATAATATACAGTATGCCAAAGTTGTGAAGATGATGGGCAACAGAGCTAATGCAGTCAACCTTGACTTTTCTGAG ATATTGTCAGATGAAGAGATAGAAACACAGCTAAAGGAGGCAGCAGTAATATCCATGGGAACAGAAGTTAGTGACCTTGACTTGTCAAATATCAGAGAGCTATGCGATCAAGTGTTGGCCCTTTCTGAGTACAGAACCCAGCTATATGACTATTTAAAAAGCAGGATGAACACTATCGCACCAAATCTGACAGCACTGGTGGGCGAATTAGTTGGTGCTCGCCTTATTGCGCATGGTGGAAGTTTGCTAAATTTGGCTAAGCAGCCTGGTAGCACAATTCAGATACTTGGTGCGGAGAAG GCTTTATTCAGAGCTCTGAAGACGAAGCATTCTACACCTAAGTATGGCCTCATCTACCATGCATCCTTAATTGGGAAGGCTTCTCAAAAGCACAAGGGAAAAATCTCTCGTTCTCTTGCTGCAAAAACTGCTCTGGCCATCCGATATGATGCCCTTGGTGATGGTGAGGACAACTCCATTGGCACTGAGAGTCGACTCAAG CTTGAGACACGGCTTCAAGTTCTTGAGAATAGAGAACTTGGGAAATCAGCTGGTTCCACAAAGGGGAAGCCCAAGATAGAAGTGTATGAAAAGGACCGGAAGAAGGGTGCTGGGGCTTTAACAACTCCTGCTAAG acATACAACCCTGCAGCTGATCTGGTACTTGCTGAAGAAACACCAAAGAAGTCAGAATTGGCTTCAAAGAAGAGGAAACATCATGAGGTGAAAACTGAACCATCAGCAGAACCTGCAGATGAAGCAATCCAGGAGGCTGGTGACCAGGAGgacgggaagaagaagaagaaaaagaagtccAAGGAAAGCGAGGAGGCTCCTGctgttgaaggtgatggggagaagaaaaagaaaaagaagtccaAGGAGGCCGAGGATGAGCCTGCTGTGGCTGCTGCCTCAGAaggtgagaagaagaagaaaaagaagtctgatgCTGATGGTAAGGATGTTGTAATGCAAACCGAAGAGTCTGGtaagaaagataagaagaaaaagaagaaaaagcatGCTGATGATGAGTGA